Proteins encoded within one genomic window of Columba livia isolate bColLiv1 breed racing homer chromosome 1, bColLiv1.pat.W.v2, whole genome shotgun sequence:
- the MRPL51 gene encoding large ribosomal subunit protein mL51, translating into MAALVRAAGRALLGRVAPLLQAERSISGGGTARWGPVRPGLPVPLSSPLAGLTRAFRIKEPPKRKQVDRWTEKRALFGVYDNVGILGGFQMHPKNLIVGPKWLRGWRGNELQRCIRKKQMVGDRMFVDDYLKLTKRIRYLYRRFNRTGKHR; encoded by the exons ATGGCGGCGCTGGTGCGGGCGGCGGGGCGAGCCCTGTTGGGCCGGGTCGCGCCCCTGCTCCAGGCCGAGCGGAGCATTAGCGGTGGCGGCACGGCGCGCTGGGGACCCGTGCGGCCCGGCCTCCCCGTACCCCTCTCCTCGCCCCTAGCGGGGCTCACCCGGGCCTTCCGAATCAAGGAGCCCCCAAAGCGCAAGCAGGTGGATCGGTGGACGGAAAAACGGGCCTTGTTTGGGGTTTACGACAACGTGGGGATACTGG GCGGTTTCCAGATGCACCCAAAGAACCTCATTGTGGGGCCTAAGTGGCTGCGAGGCTGGCGGGGGAACGAGCTGCAGAGGTGCATCCGCAAGAAGCAGATGGTGGGAGATCGGATGTTTGTAGATGACTATCTCAAGCTCACCAAGAGGATCCGGTATTTGTACAGGCGCTTCAATCGCACTGGGAAGCACCGCTAG